In Papaver somniferum cultivar HN1 unplaced genomic scaffold, ASM357369v1 unplaced-scaffold_135, whole genome shotgun sequence, one DNA window encodes the following:
- the LOC113333986 gene encoding protein FAR1-RELATED SEQUENCE 5-like: MEKLSVELEKDMMDYVALEDATEECCVIEDVEVPMVLDDTNKDDLSTCLAGGITQPTTDLEFVSEDDARNFYNSYAKQMGFSIRVNSYYRSKKDNSIISREFCCSKEGFRRDKRARKMDSSDDAKRRRARPITREGCKAMMTVRRRDCGKWYVAKLEKTHNHELVTPAMRHFLRSHRLENEPQKSLSSNYESPEISTKNTGNLFTEECGVINKNGFPTQGETNFIGKGRLSTFGLDAQSLLGFFKIMKANDPAFFYAIQVDDEDRLSSVFWVDTRSRISYNCFSDVVAFDSTYQVNQYKMSVAPFTGVNHHKQSILFGCALLADESESTFIWLFKTWLEAMSGRQPGLIITDNDITIRTAVERVFPESCHRYCKWHILSKMPREMGQVYSALPKTFQTELDKCVNKSETGEEFELAWSSLLDKYSLLGNEWLQSLYADCKLWAPAYLRDIFFAGMSATQRSESVNSLFDGYVNARTTIQDFAEQYEKALNDRFEKEARAEFDTFYTKPVLKTPLPMEKQAADIYTRKIFTVFQVEIFESLVLAVKKSVDDGAITTYEVARFDEERKAYFVAFNESEQVASCSCKMFESEGILCRHILAVFRATNMFVLPSHYILKRWTRNAKDEAVSDLLPRVESQSDSRKAKNMQYNVLYQEAIKCAEEGVASDHSFKVAFNALREARYKILNAKKNAFDASKVVTVVNTNDQIENMLDCQIDSSAYPTTSPSLQQDNTEDSPTSNSNYKLVPEQPASSIATKCRSPGLDSCPCLWPKDTDPNSVTTDQELEPIASHGVLESIPQS, encoded by the exons ATGGAGAAACTGTCTGTTGAATTAGAGAAAGACATGATGGACTATGTAGCTTTGGAGGATGCCACCGAAGAGTGTTGTGTTATAGAAGATGTTGAAGTTCCCATGGTTTTGGATGATACAAACAAGGACGATTTATCTACATGTTTGGCTGGTGGAATCACACAACCAACCACGGACCTGGAATTTGTTTCTGAAGATGACGCCAGGAACTTTTATAATTCTTATGCGAAGCAAATGGGATTTAGCATTCGGGTGAACTCGTACTATCGTTCAAAAAAGGACAATTCAATTATTTCAAGGGAATTTTGTTGTTCTAAAGAAGGTTTCCGCAGGGATAAGCGAGCAAGAAAGATGGATTCTAGTGATGATGCAAAAAGAAGGAGAGCCAGACCTATCACAAGGGAAGGCTGCAAGGCAATGATGACCGTTAGGAGGCGAGATTGTGGAAAATGGTATGTTGCGAAATTAGAGAAAACTCATAATCATGAGTTGGTAACTCCAGCTATGAGACATTTCCTGAGATCTCATCGACTGGAAAATGAGCCACAGAAAAGCTTGAGTAGTAATTATGAATCACCAGAAATCAGTACAAAGAATACAGGGAATCTCTTCACGGAGGAGTGTGGAGTGATCAACAAAAATGGGTTTCCCACTCAAGGCGAAACTAATTTTATTGGGAAAGGACGGCTAAGCACCTTTGGTCTAGATGCACAAAGTCTTCTAGGGTTTTTTAAAATTATGAAAGCAAATGATCCTGCTTTCTTTTATGCAATACAGGTAGATGATGAAGACCGTCTGAGCAGTGTTTTCTGGGTCGACACAAGGTCAAGAATTTCTTACAATTGCTTCTCTGACGTGGTTGCTTTTGACTCAACATACCAAGTAAATCAATATAAAATGTCGGTTGCTCCATTCACAGGAGTAAATCATCATAAACAGTCCATATTGTTTGGCTGTGCATTGCTTGCGGACGAGTCTGAGTCTACCTTTATCTGGCTTTTTAAGACATGGCTCGAAGCAATGTCCGGTCGGCAACCGGGATTAATAATAACAGATAATGATATAACCATAAGAACTGCTGTTGAGAGAGTTTTCCCAGAATCTTGCCATCGATATTGCAAGTGGCACATCCTGAGCAAGATGCCTAGAGAAATGGGACAGGTCTACAGTGCACTTCCAAAGACATTTCAAACTGAGCTCGATAAGTGCGTTAACAAGAGTGAAACTGGTGAAGAGTTTGAATTAGCTTGGAGTTCACTCCTTGATAAGTATAGTCTTCTGGGTAATGAATGGCTTCAATCACTATATGCTGACTGTAAATTATGGGCTCCAGCATACTTAAGAGACATATTCTTTGCAGGAATGTCAGCAACTCAACGAAGTGAAAGTGTGAACTCACTCTTTGATGGCTATGTCAATGCAAGAACAACTATACAAGATTTTGCAGAGCAGTATGAGAAAGCTCTGAATGATCGTTTTGAAAAAGAAGCTCGGGCAGAATTCGACACATTTTACACCAAACCTGTTCTGAAAACACCCTTGCCTATGGAGAAACAAGCGGCAGATATATATACGAGAAAAATCTTCACAGTTTTCCAAGTAGAAATTTTTGAGTCTCTCGTTCTTGCGGTGAAGAAGAGTGTGGATGATGGGGCAATCACCACATATGAGGTAGCAAGATTCGACGAAGAACGTAAGGCATATTTTGTTGCATTTAATGAGTCGGAACAAGTAGCTAGTTGCAGTTGCAAAATGTTTGAATCAGAAGGCATTCTTTGCAGACACATACTCGCAGTTTTCAGAGCAACAAATATGTTCGTTCTTCCATCCCACTATATCCTGAAACGATGGACGAGAAATGCCAAGGACGAAGCTGTATCAGATCTTTTACCCCGTGTGGAATCTCAATCTGATTCTCGTAAGGCAAAGAACATGCAGTACAATGTTTTGTATCAAGAAGCCATCAAATGTGCAGAGGAAGGGGTGGCATCAGACCATAGTTTTAAGGTTGCATTTAATGCTTTACGGGAGGCAAGGTATAAAATACTGAATGCGAAGAAAAATGCTTTTGATGCCTCTAAAGTTGTAACAGTTGTCAATACAAATGATCAGATTGAAAACATGTTAGATTGTCAGATTGACAGTTCTGCATACCCAACCACATCTCCCAGTCTTCAACAAGATAATACAGAAGACTCTCCCACGAGTAACTCTAACTACAAGCTTGTACCAGAGCAGCCTGCAAGCAGCATCGCGACCAAATGCAGGAGTCCTGGACTCGACAGTTGTCCTTGCTTGTGGCCGAAGGATACTGACCCAAACTCTGTTACg ACCGATCAAGAGTTAGAACCTATCGCTAGTCATGGGGTCCTGGAGAGCATACCTCAAAGCTGA